A portion of the Desulfovibrio intestinalis genome contains these proteins:
- a CDS encoding efflux RND transporter periplasmic adaptor subunit, with translation MTIRPLFYLPFILGLCLALIACNGDKNAKQGGMHLPVAVFDVVAKDQPWPAEYQAQASGSRAVEVRSRVEAIIEKRLYEEGDYVQQGQLLFQLERDRYEALMQQAQAQFTNAEREWRRVRPLYEKNAVSQKERDNALASYESAKASLRQAKINLDYCQVTAPVSGYSSKENYTPGNLVGNNSLLTYVNQTDPMYIDFSIAAPERMTRQNLATEGRLVMPAEGRYKAELRLLDGSMYKGTGEVTFIDSQVQPSTGVIKARAVFSNADRSIMPGQYVRLYMEGDILKDAVLVPQKCVLLTQKGSLVMGVDKDDKVYPIPVVIGVSVGDKYLVLEGLKGGERIISEGMIKARPGSQVSIMPSGGQQPQEGAAKK, from the coding sequence ATGACCATCAGACCTCTTTTCTACCTCCCCTTCATACTTGGCCTTTGCCTTGCACTGATTGCCTGCAACGGCGACAAAAATGCCAAGCAGGGGGGCATGCATTTGCCTGTGGCCGTCTTTGACGTAGTAGCCAAAGACCAACCCTGGCCGGCTGAATACCAGGCCCAAGCCTCTGGTTCGCGCGCGGTTGAAGTGCGCTCACGAGTTGAAGCCATTATTGAAAAGCGCCTGTATGAAGAAGGCGACTACGTACAGCAGGGCCAGCTGCTTTTCCAGCTGGAACGTGACCGCTACGAAGCTTTGATGCAGCAGGCTCAAGCCCAGTTCACCAACGCCGAGCGCGAATGGCGAAGGGTTCGCCCCCTGTATGAAAAGAACGCTGTGTCCCAGAAAGAACGCGACAATGCCCTGGCCTCTTATGAAAGCGCCAAGGCTTCTCTGCGTCAGGCCAAAATCAATCTGGACTACTGCCAGGTTACGGCGCCTGTTTCTGGCTATAGCAGCAAGGAAAACTACACGCCCGGCAACTTGGTGGGCAACAATTCCTTGCTCACCTATGTGAACCAGACTGACCCGATGTACATCGATTTTTCCATTGCCGCTCCCGAGCGCATGACCCGCCAGAATCTGGCCACCGAGGGCCGCCTCGTGATGCCAGCCGAGGGCCGGTACAAGGCTGAACTGCGGCTGCTTGACGGCAGCATGTACAAAGGAACGGGCGAAGTGACATTTATTGACAGCCAGGTGCAGCCGAGCACTGGCGTCATCAAGGCTCGTGCCGTGTTTAGCAATGCTGACCGCAGCATCATGCCCGGCCAGTATGTGCGCCTGTATATGGAAGGCGACATTCTCAAGGATGCCGTGCTCGTTCCCCAAAAGTGCGTGCTGCTTACCCAGAAGGGTTCGCTGGTCATGGGCGTGGACAAGGACGACAAGGTGTATCCCATTCCTGTTGTTATCGGCGTGTCCGTTGGCGACAAATATCTTGTGCTTGAAGGGCTTAAAGGCGGCGAACGCATCATCAGCGAAGGCATGATCAAGGCCCGCCCCGGTTCTCAAGTGAGCATAATGCCTTCAGGGGGCCAGCAGCCCCAGGAAGGCGCGGCCAAGAAGTAG
- a CDS encoding efflux transporter outer membrane subunit — protein MSSISNAGRMNLAGAILALSVCALSACSFAPRYERPEMDMPSQWRNVEAGAAPLNTDWWTRFNDPVLTAMVDEALKNNQDLAESLAKIDSAASQVGVATADLLPSVSGSASSVAAGASEKTPNTMPFNQSGLSRTTATNQAALNASWELDLWGKYRNNYTMLSDVLMSTVIGHEALRLSVAGQTAQGYFALLALDMQLDTARRTLKTREDAFSIYTSRYKQGDITELDWQRARAEVETARAQVHTSTVSVDKAEAGLAVLLGRSPRDIMERGMPRGNAIGMLPSPPVVPEGLPSDLLQRRPDVRASEFTLMAYNANIGVARAQFFPSISLTGMLGTVSSAVGSLFTGPAGAWSYGVSGSMPLLDFGRTWYNVKDAEARKNASIAVYRKTVQTAFQDMRTSLTAQREADAIVRSMQIQVESLRRATTIARLQYDNGYTDYLTVLDAERQLFAAELQLASALRDRLNSVVSVCMALGGGWNDPGASPSFPVVSTEKLLEQETSTGSLGKAPVSGKAAAQPVKKQPSGQDQAKGGVSL, from the coding sequence ATGAGTTCCATCAGTAATGCCGGACGCATGAACCTGGCCGGGGCCATTCTTGCCCTGTCTGTGTGCGCGCTTTCGGCCTGCTCATTTGCGCCGCGCTATGAGCGCCCCGAAATGGACATGCCGAGCCAGTGGCGCAATGTCGAGGCGGGGGCAGCCCCGCTGAACACTGACTGGTGGACCCGTTTCAATGATCCGGTATTGACCGCTATGGTGGACGAGGCCCTGAAGAACAATCAGGATCTGGCCGAATCTCTGGCCAAGATTGACTCGGCTGCATCACAGGTGGGCGTTGCCACGGCGGACCTGCTGCCTTCAGTCAGCGGTTCGGCCTCATCAGTGGCCGCTGGCGCTTCTGAAAAAACGCCCAATACCATGCCGTTCAATCAATCTGGTCTTTCCCGCACCACGGCCACCAATCAGGCAGCGCTCAACGCTTCCTGGGAGCTGGACCTCTGGGGCAAATACCGCAACAACTATACTATGCTCAGCGACGTGCTCATGAGCACGGTCATCGGCCACGAAGCCCTGCGCCTTTCAGTGGCGGGGCAGACGGCACAGGGCTATTTTGCTCTGCTGGCTCTGGATATGCAGCTGGATACGGCCCGGCGCACCCTCAAGACCCGCGAAGATGCCTTCAGCATCTACACGAGCCGCTACAAGCAGGGCGACATCACCGAGCTTGACTGGCAGCGTGCCCGTGCCGAGGTGGAAACCGCCCGCGCCCAGGTGCATACCAGCACTGTATCCGTAGACAAGGCCGAGGCTGGTCTGGCGGTTCTGCTTGGCCGCTCGCCCCGTGATATTATGGAACGCGGCATGCCGCGCGGCAATGCCATTGGCATGCTGCCTTCGCCTCCTGTGGTTCCCGAAGGCCTGCCTTCGGACCTGCTGCAGCGCAGGCCTGACGTGCGCGCTTCCGAATTCACGCTGATGGCCTACAACGCCAATATCGGCGTGGCCCGCGCCCAGTTCTTCCCTTCCATCTCTTTGACGGGCATGCTGGGTACGGTCAGTTCCGCTGTGGGCAGCCTCTTTACTGGTCCCGCCGGAGCCTGGAGCTACGGTGTCAGCGGTTCAATGCCTTTGCTGGACTTTGGCCGCACCTGGTACAACGTCAAGGATGCCGAGGCGCGTAAAAACGCCTCCATCGCAGTATACCGCAAGACCGTGCAAACGGCGTTTCAGGACATGCGCACTTCTTTGACTGCCCAGCGCGAAGCCGACGCCATTGTGCGCAGCATGCAGATTCAGGTGGAAAGCCTGCGCCGCGCCACGACAATCGCCCGGCTGCAGTATGATAACGGCTACACCGACTACCTGACCGTGCTGGATGCCGAGCGGCAGCTCTTTGCCGCAGAATTGCAGCTGGCCTCTGCTCTGCGTGACCGCCTGAACAGCGTTGTCAGCGTGTGCATGGCCCTTGGCGGTGGTTGGAACGATCCTGGCGCAAGCCCCAGCTTCCCCGTGGTCAGCACGGAGAAACTGCTTGAACAGGAAACCAGCACCGGATCTTTGGGTAAAGCCCCTGTTTCCGGCAAGGCTGCGGCGCAGCCCGTGAAAAAGCAGCCCTCGGGTCAGGATCAGGCCAAGGGCGGCGTAAGCCTGTAA
- a CDS encoding sensor domain-containing diguanylate cyclase encodes MESQYWKLDPDLKYLQVYSMKEKILGLSEGDLVGRSFLDFMNPDDADKIRDVFYSKEKKPLSFSHVVVRYVSMRGFLLVIEISGVPIFDENNVFLGFQGTEKDLAAIPIQTDEKDAPQLELIFGLAPIAICAVGRDGRLLAVNAKYADLFGSSLMSLMGIKVADIDEERGEKIVQDFKHLDAGVSVPDHEVSINNRDYLVSVTPISSATSSVVAICVVLLDITERKRLERVVAVANQRLAEMNTRDYLTGAYNRRYFDEFLTRELLSLGRTGGCLSVAFIDVDFFKRYNDVYGHLAGDHCLISVVKAMTEALLRATDCLFRYGGEEFVVVMPGTDEAGALAIGERLRESVYDLNIPHSENSWGRVTVSIGLRTIEAACAYCNMNTSDEIIKAADEALYRAKASGRNSIASSSQICTPGGN; translated from the coding sequence ATGGAAAGCCAGTACTGGAAGCTCGACCCAGACTTGAAATACCTGCAAGTCTACTCGATGAAAGAAAAAATACTGGGTCTTTCAGAAGGTGATCTGGTTGGAAGGTCCTTTTTGGACTTTATGAATCCCGATGATGCCGACAAAATTCGTGACGTGTTTTACAGCAAAGAAAAAAAGCCCCTTTCCTTCTCGCATGTGGTCGTGCGCTATGTCTCCATGCGCGGTTTTTTACTGGTTATAGAAATAAGCGGCGTTCCCATATTTGATGAAAACAACGTGTTTCTGGGGTTTCAGGGCACGGAAAAAGATCTGGCGGCCATTCCGATTCAAACTGATGAAAAAGATGCTCCGCAACTTGAATTGATATTTGGGCTGGCCCCCATTGCCATTTGCGCAGTTGGCCGGGATGGCCGGCTGCTGGCCGTAAATGCCAAATATGCAGATTTGTTTGGCAGCTCTTTGATGTCGCTGATGGGCATCAAGGTTGCAGATATAGATGAGGAAAGGGGTGAGAAAATTGTTCAGGATTTCAAGCATCTTGATGCTGGTGTATCCGTTCCTGACCATGAAGTGAGCATCAATAACAGAGACTATCTTGTCTCTGTTACCCCGATTTCCAGCGCAACCAGTTCGGTGGTGGCTATCTGCGTTGTTCTTCTGGACATTACAGAGAGAAAACGTCTTGAGCGTGTGGTGGCTGTGGCCAACCAGCGACTTGCTGAAATGAACACCAGAGATTACCTCACAGGGGCATATAACCGAAGATATTTCGATGAGTTCCTGACCCGTGAATTGCTGAGCCTGGGGCGTACTGGCGGTTGCCTTAGCGTGGCATTCATTGATGTGGATTTTTTCAAACGCTACAATGATGTGTATGGGCACCTTGCAGGTGATCATTGCCTTATCAGTGTGGTCAAGGCCATGACGGAAGCTCTGTTGCGCGCCACTGACTGCCTGTTTCGTTATGGGGGCGAGGAATTTGTTGTTGTCATGCCTGGCACGGACGAGGCTGGCGCACTCGCCATTGGGGAACGTCTTCGAGAGTCTGTCTACGATCTAAATATTCCGCATTCAGAAAATTCGTGGGGGCGGGTTACTGTCAGTATTGGCTTGCGAACCATTGAAGCAGCCTGCGCCTACTGTAACATGAATACCAGCGACGAGATAATCAAGGCCGCGGATGAAGCCCTTTACAGGGCCAAGGCAAGCGGAAGAAATTCCATAGCATCCTCCAGTCAGATATGCACGCCAGGGGGAAATTAG
- a CDS encoding glycosyltransferase family 9 protein: MNTAAPISPSTPCDSALPVCGKGEGDGVIVINLTRFGDLLQSQPLVHDLHRAGLRVGLVCLENFASALPLLCHVEKAWPLQGARLMADVNGNWRQAALSLLGFVHRIRQEMPGARVINLTATLPARLLARMLAVTPESISGFSMDEEGFGFSGGIWTSFLAGTVLRRLNTPFNLVDTFRMVGAHALSVSERARAFSGQTQNTSPNPLPNSLPNSLQNFGLQTPPVSDMDFARALLEEGAAASGAASHKGYVAMQLGASEARRQWPVASFAALGDRLWREVGLCPVLLGSPAETSLAAEYMQAAGCPYINAVGQTSISQLAALLTQCRLLVTNDTGTMHLAAGLKIPCLAIFLATAQPWDTGPYLSGCCCLEPAMTCHPCAYGRACPYEHACREAISGQSAGDLVLGWLVTGSWDAALKKNSQIGSEARVWLTTKDKYGFADLRCLSGHEGEDRSLWLYKQRIFWRQILDSLEGERPASHAYTDAVDDSARALADAGSAAHLCPAREAEEAPAFSLAFAESVRDCLTQSLNLLNLLEEQGGLVGRSVTAGQLFLRNCERLQNLLDANLAFTALGGFWRELRQQRGGHMDELMDLIRQLKGSLTLLKQTL, translated from the coding sequence ATGAATACTGCCGCGCCTATTTCTCCCAGTACGCCGTGTGACTCTGCTTTGCCCGTTTGTGGCAAGGGAGAGGGCGATGGCGTCATTGTCATCAACCTGACCCGGTTCGGCGATTTGCTGCAAAGCCAGCCTCTTGTGCACGATCTGCACAGGGCTGGCTTGCGCGTGGGGCTGGTTTGTCTTGAAAACTTCGCTTCCGCGCTTCCGCTTTTGTGCCATGTTGAAAAAGCCTGGCCCCTGCAAGGCGCACGTCTTATGGCAGATGTGAACGGCAACTGGCGGCAGGCAGCCTTGAGTTTGCTGGGATTTGTTCACCGTATCCGTCAGGAGATGCCCGGCGCACGCGTAATCAATCTTACGGCAACGCTACCTGCCCGTTTGCTGGCGCGTATGTTGGCCGTAACGCCAGAAAGTATTTCGGGTTTCAGCATGGACGAAGAGGGGTTTGGCTTCAGCGGGGGCATCTGGACCTCGTTTCTGGCCGGGACTGTGCTGCGCCGGCTTAATACGCCCTTCAATCTGGTGGACACCTTTCGCATGGTGGGCGCGCACGCTTTGTCTGTGTCGGAAAGGGCGCGGGCATTTTCTGGGCAGACGCAAAATACGTCGCCAAATCCGTTACCCAATTCGTTGCCAAATTCGCTACAAAATTTCGGGCTGCAAACGCCGCCAGTCAGCGATATGGACTTTGCCCGCGCTCTGCTGGAAGAGGGCGCTGCCGCGTCTGGTGCGGCCAGCCACAAGGGGTATGTGGCCATGCAGCTTGGCGCCAGCGAGGCCCGACGGCAATGGCCCGTGGCTTCATTCGCCGCATTGGGCGACAGGCTGTGGCGCGAGGTCGGGCTTTGTCCTGTTTTGCTGGGTAGCCCGGCGGAAACATCTCTTGCTGCCGAATACATGCAGGCCGCCGGATGCCCGTACATAAACGCCGTGGGGCAGACCAGCATATCACAGCTGGCGGCTTTGCTCACCCAATGCCGTCTGTTGGTCACCAACGATACGGGCACGATGCATCTTGCTGCCGGACTGAAAATTCCTTGTCTGGCGATTTTTCTGGCCACGGCCCAACCCTGGGATACTGGCCCCTACCTGTCAGGTTGCTGCTGCCTCGAACCAGCCATGACCTGCCACCCCTGCGCCTATGGGCGTGCCTGCCCGTATGAACATGCTTGCCGCGAAGCCATTAGCGGTCAAAGTGCGGGGGATCTTGTTCTTGGGTGGCTTGTTACGGGAAGCTGGGATGCAGCGCTCAAAAAGAACAGCCAAATAGGCAGTGAGGCGCGTGTATGGCTGACGACAAAGGACAAGTATGGCTTTGCCGACCTGCGTTGCCTTTCCGGGCATGAAGGCGAAGACCGCAGCCTGTGGCTGTACAAGCAACGCATTTTTTGGCGTCAGATCCTTGACTCCCTGGAAGGTGAGCGGCCTGCTTCGCATGCATACACAGACGCCGTCGATGACAGTGCCCGCGCCTTGGCGGATGCCGGATCGGCAGCGCATCTGTGCCCCGCAAGAGAGGCTGAAGAAGCCCCGGCGTTCAGCCTGGCCTTTGCCGAGAGCGTAAGAGACTGCCTGACGCAATCGCTGAATTTACTGAACTTGTTGGAAGAACAGGGCGGTCTTGTGGGTAGAAGCGTCACGGCAGGCCAGTTGTTTTTGCGGAATTGTGAACGGCTGCAAAATCTGCTGGACGCGAACTTGGCGTTCACTGCTCTGGGTGGTTTCTGGCGCGAACTGCGTCAGCAGCGCGGCGGGCATATGGACGAGCTTATGGATTTGATCCGCCAGTTGAAAGGTAGTCTAACACTCTTGAAACAAACACTATAA
- a CDS encoding efflux RND transporter permease subunit has product MAVSTKPNFFLRRPILSAVLSIVITLVGALAMRALPIAQYPDLVPPTVNVSVVYPGASAETIASTVLAPLEVNINGVENMLYMTSTAASGSGSGSINVYFALGSNPDMALVNVNNKVNLAQTVLPEAVRRQGVSVLKRSPAMLLVFSYFSPDGRFDQVYINNWAQINVVDALKRVEGVGDVTIFGSMDYAMRIWLQPDKLAKYGVSVNEVAAAIQEQNSQYAPGRLGEMPSPDSTQLTWQIDAQGRLVTPEEFGEIIVRHGPDSAMLRLKDVARVELGGKDYSVTSRYNGMVARMGAVYLLPGANAIATGDRVLDKLAEIGTTMPDGLDYTILVNTNDFVLESIHEVISTLVEAMILVFIVVYVFLQSWRATIIPCIAVPVSIIGTFAGLYAFGYTINTLTLFAMVLSIGIVVDDAIVVLENVERIMTSEHLPPKEATAKAMNEVTAPIVAIVLVLCAVFIPVSFMGGLAGQMYKQFAITISVSVVLSGVVALTLTPALCALLLKPHSHDYKPLKGFVWFNKFFDGVTNGYVGVVNFLKASSMRALPLFALMILICVLLFRVVPGGLVPNEDQGYILGMAILDEGASQHRTTAVNKVLTDFMLKNPAVQSMGTLSGLDITSLSVKSNYGTFFALLKPWGERKSPNMSSDAVLQTVGAVTVMQPEAVIMGFAPPPISGMSTTGGFEGYIQMRGTGNLQDLESQTNKLVQEAMAVDADGKRKYPAIGMLRNLFSTGSPQLYANLDRERCKDMGISISDVFTAMGGTFGGAYVNDFNYMGRTFQVRLQSEAQYRLLPEDLGDVYVPNNKGEMIPLTAVMTLERRTAPQVVERYNVFPAAHIMGAPAPGFSSGQALNQMEAAAKAILPTDYSLGWVGSALQEKLASTDTTTIFVLALVMVFLILAAQYESWSLPLSVLTAVPFGVFGALLATWARGLSNDVYFQVALVTLVGLAAKNAILIVEFAVEAWRGGRSLDAAASFAARLRFRPIIMTSLAFILGCVPLAISTGAGANSRHALGTAVIGGMLAATCIATLFVPYFFKIIMQLSLKIQGKTDPNAGKDGTGNEQEDL; this is encoded by the coding sequence ATGGCTGTTTCCACAAAGCCGAATTTCTTTTTGCGAAGACCCATTCTTTCTGCGGTCTTGTCCATTGTCATCACCCTGGTGGGTGCGCTGGCCATGCGGGCGCTGCCTATTGCGCAGTATCCCGATCTTGTGCCGCCTACCGTCAACGTCAGCGTGGTCTACCCCGGCGCTTCGGCAGAAACCATTGCCTCCACCGTGCTGGCCCCTCTGGAAGTGAACATCAACGGCGTGGAAAACATGCTGTACATGACTTCCACGGCGGCCTCGGGTTCGGGATCGGGCAGCATCAACGTATACTTTGCGTTGGGGTCCAACCCCGACATGGCGCTTGTCAACGTCAACAACAAGGTCAATCTGGCCCAAACGGTTCTGCCTGAAGCGGTGCGCCGTCAGGGTGTCAGCGTGCTCAAACGTTCGCCAGCCATGTTGCTGGTGTTTTCGTACTTTTCGCCCGATGGCCGCTTTGACCAGGTCTATATCAACAACTGGGCCCAGATTAACGTTGTGGACGCCCTCAAGCGTGTTGAAGGCGTCGGCGACGTAACCATTTTCGGTAGCATGGACTATGCCATGCGTATCTGGCTGCAGCCGGACAAACTTGCCAAGTACGGCGTGTCTGTCAATGAAGTTGCCGCAGCCATTCAGGAGCAGAACTCCCAGTACGCTCCCGGGCGTCTTGGCGAAATGCCTTCTCCTGATTCTACGCAGCTTACCTGGCAGATTGACGCCCAGGGCCGCCTGGTGACGCCGGAAGAATTTGGCGAGATCATCGTGCGTCACGGGCCTGACAGCGCCATGCTGCGTCTCAAGGACGTGGCCCGCGTTGAGCTGGGCGGCAAGGACTACAGCGTTACCTCCCGGTACAACGGCATGGTAGCGCGTATGGGCGCGGTTTACCTGTTGCCCGGCGCCAACGCCATTGCCACGGGCGACCGTGTATTGGACAAGCTGGCCGAAATCGGCACCACCATGCCAGACGGCCTTGACTATACCATTCTCGTGAACACCAACGACTTCGTGCTTGAATCCATTCACGAAGTTATCTCCACCCTGGTGGAGGCAATGATTCTGGTGTTCATCGTGGTTTACGTTTTCCTGCAAAGCTGGCGGGCCACCATTATTCCCTGCATAGCCGTTCCCGTGTCCATTATCGGCACTTTCGCCGGTCTGTACGCTTTCGGCTATACCATCAACACTCTGACGCTTTTCGCCATGGTGCTTTCCATCGGCATCGTGGTGGACGACGCCATCGTTGTGCTGGAAAACGTGGAACGCATCATGACCTCGGAGCATCTGCCGCCCAAGGAAGCCACAGCCAAGGCCATGAACGAGGTCACGGCCCCCATTGTGGCTATTGTGCTCGTGCTCTGCGCCGTGTTTATTCCGGTGTCGTTCATGGGTGGTTTGGCAGGGCAGATGTATAAACAGTTCGCCATCACCATTTCGGTGTCGGTTGTGCTGTCGGGCGTGGTGGCACTGACGCTTACGCCCGCTCTCTGCGCTTTGCTGCTCAAGCCGCACAGCCACGACTACAAGCCCCTGAAAGGCTTTGTATGGTTTAATAAATTCTTTGACGGCGTGACCAATGGCTACGTGGGTGTGGTCAACTTCCTCAAGGCGTCCAGTATGCGCGCCTTGCCGTTGTTTGCCCTCATGATCCTCATCTGCGTGCTGCTGTTCAGGGTGGTTCCCGGTGGTCTCGTGCCCAACGAAGACCAGGGCTACATTCTGGGTATGGCCATTCTGGATGAAGGCGCTTCGCAGCACCGTACTACGGCTGTCAACAAGGTTCTCACCGATTTCATGCTTAAAAACCCCGCCGTGCAGAGCATGGGTACCTTGTCGGGACTGGATATCACGTCTCTTTCCGTCAAGAGTAACTACGGCACCTTCTTTGCCCTGCTTAAACCCTGGGGCGAGCGCAAGAGTCCCAACATGTCTTCGGACGCAGTACTGCAAACCGTTGGCGCGGTTACAGTCATGCAGCCCGAAGCTGTCATTATGGGTTTTGCTCCGCCGCCCATCAGCGGCATGAGCACCACGGGCGGCTTTGAAGGGTATATCCAGATGCGCGGCACCGGCAATCTTCAGGATCTGGAAAGCCAGACCAACAAGCTGGTGCAGGAAGCTATGGCTGTGGATGCTGATGGCAAACGCAAGTACCCGGCCATCGGCATGCTGCGCAACCTGTTCTCCACTGGCTCGCCCCAGCTTTACGCCAATTTGGACCGTGAACGCTGCAAGGATATGGGCATAAGCATCAGTGACGTGTTCACGGCTATGGGCGGCACCTTTGGCGGCGCATACGTGAACGACTTCAACTACATGGGCCGTACCTTCCAGGTGCGTTTGCAATCTGAGGCCCAGTACCGCTTGTTGCCCGAAGATCTGGGCGACGTGTATGTGCCCAATAACAAGGGCGAAATGATTCCCCTTACTGCGGTCATGACCCTTGAGCGCCGCACCGCCCCGCAGGTGGTCGAGCGCTATAACGTCTTCCCGGCGGCCCATATCATGGGTGCTCCTGCCCCCGGCTTCTCTTCGGGGCAGGCACTCAACCAGATGGAAGCCGCGGCCAAGGCCATACTGCCTACCGACTACAGCCTGGGCTGGGTGGGTTCGGCCCTTCAGGAAAAACTGGCAAGCACGGATACAACGACCATCTTTGTTCTGGCCCTCGTCATGGTCTTCCTGATTCTGGCGGCTCAGTATGAATCGTGGTCCTTGCCCCTTTCGGTGCTCACGGCCGTTCCCTTCGGCGTGTTTGGCGCGCTGCTGGCCACTTGGGCCCGCGGGCTTTCCAATGACGTGTACTTCCAGGTCGCCCTGGTGACTCTGGTGGGCCTTGCGGCCAAAAACGCCATTCTTATCGTGGAATTTGCGGTAGAAGCATGGCGTGGTGGCCGTAGCCTTGACGCGGCGGCGAGCTTTGCCGCACGCCTGCGTTTCAGACCCATCATCATGACCTCCCTGGCTTTTATTCTGGGCTGCGTGCCCTTGGCTATCAGCACCGGCGCTGGCGCTAACAGCCGCCATGCGCTGGGCACGGCGGTTATCGGCGGCATGCTGGCGGCCACATGCATCGCAACGCTCTTTGTGCCTTACTTCTTTAAAATAATTATGCAGTTGTCCTTGAAGATTCAGGGCAAGACGGATCCGAACGCCGGAAAAGACGGTACCGGTAATGAACAGGAGGATCTATGA